CCTTGTGCGCTACGCCGGAGCATCCGGTGATTTCAATCCCATCCACTACCGCGATGATGTGGCGGAGGGTGTGGGCCTGCCGGGCGTGCTCGCCCACGGAATGCTCACGATGGGTGCCGCAGTTCAGCCGGTCGTTGATTGGGCCGGCGACCCGGGGCGCATTCTCGACTACCAGGTCAAGTTCACGCGTCCCGTTGTGGTTGACGCGCAGCTCGGCGCCACGATCACTGTGACCGCGACGGTCGGTGCCGTCGATGAGGCGACTGCCCGCATCGACCTGACTGTCATGTTTGACGGTCAGACGGTTCTGGGTAAGGCGCAGGTTGTGGTGAGTCTCGCCCCGTGACCACATTCAGCGAGCTCACGACGACGCGGGTTGGTGGCGCGGCCCGCCTGATGGTGGAGACGACGGATGCCGACAGTTTGGTCGCCGCCGTGCGCGACGCCTGGGAGAGTGGCGAGCCCTGGCTTGTCTTCGGTGGCGGATCGAACCTGTTGGTTGCCGATGATGGTTTCGATGGCACCGCCGTCCACGTGGGCAACCGGGGCATCCAGCAGATCGGCTCTGATGACGCTTCGGTGACGCTGCGCGTGCAGGCGGGGGAGCCGTGGGATGCTCTGGTCGCTTTCTCGGTTGAGAACGGCCTCGCAGGTATTGAGGCGTTGTCTGGTATTCCGGGTGCTTCGGGTGCGGCCCCGATCCAGAACATTGGTGCTTACGGTCAGGAGGTCGCCGACACTCTTGAGGCGATCGATTATCTCGACTATCTGAGCGGCGAGCTCACCCGCATTCCGGCATCCGAGTTGGAGCTTGGATACCGCATGTCGGCCATGAAGAAGGGGCGGCAGGGCGTCGTCGTTGCGATCGAGTTGCGTTTGGGTCGCGGCGGTCTGAGTGAGCCGATCGGCTACGCGCAGCTCGCATCCGCACTGTCTGTGTCGCTTGGCGAGCGGCGTCCGGTGGCCGAGGTGCGCGAGGCGGTGTTGCGGCTGCGCGCGTCGAAGGGCATGGTGTTGTCGGATGCTGACCCAGATTCGGTGAGCACTGGTTCCTTTTTCACGAATCCGATAGTGGGGGAGCGTTTCGCGGCGTCGCTGCCGGCGACGGCGCCGCGGTGGAGTCTTGAACCGGAGCTGCCCGACCGGGTGGTTCCGCTGGAGCAGTCAGCGTTGCTCGACGAGGCGCGACCCCTGGCAACGGCCGCCGACCGGCAGGTGAAGTTGAGCGCGGCGTGGCTGATCGAGAATTCGGGCATCCGGCGTGGTTTTTCGTTGCCGGGGGCCCGGGCGGCGATCTCGAGCAAGCACACGCTTGCGCTGGTCAACACGGGTGGGGCGACGGCTGCGCAGGTGGCTGAGTTGGCGCGCTTTGTTCAGAGCCGCGTGCTGAACGAGTTCGGGGTGTTGCTGCAGCCGGAGCCGGTGCTCGTGGGGTTGGAGCTCTAACAGGGGCGGTGCCTCGGCGCCCGCTGCCGTACCGTCAGCTGTCTTTGCGGATCCAACGGAATGTGAGGCGGCACACCACCAGGCCGACGACCAGCCAGATGCTTGTCGCGATGGCGACGCCGGCCAGATCCCAGCTGCCGCCCTGCTCTAGCGCTTCGAAGGTTTCGGGCAGGAATGCGGCGCGCATGCCCTGCGCCATCCACTTCAGCGGGAACACGGATGCCACATTCTGCAGCCACTCGGGCAGCATCGTGAACTGCAGGTACACGCCGGAGATGAATTGCAGCACGAGGGCGATGGGGATGATCACGGCGGTTGCGCTCTTGCCGCTGCGGGGCAGGCCGCTGAGCGCGATGCCGAGGATCGACGACGTCGTGACGCCGAGCACGAAAACCCATACGAACGTCAGCCACCGCTGCGGGTCGTCGGGCAGGTTCACCCCGAAGGCGAGCGCGGCGACCGCGATTATCAGCGCCGCCTGCAGAACGGAGGTGACGAAGACCTGCCCGATCTTGCCGATGAAGTAGCTGATCATGGGCAGCGGTGACCCGGCGAGGCGTTTGAGGGTTCCGTCGCTCTTCTCGGTCGCGATGTCGATGGACATGTTCTGCAGGCCGCTCAGCAGTACGCCCGCCGCGAGCATCGCCGGTAGGTAGAACGCGGCGCCGCTCATGGTGTTGCCGGCATCATCCCGCCCGAAATCGGATTCGGCGAAGGCGGTGGAGAAGATTGCCAACATCATCACCGGGAACAGGAAGGTGAAGAACACCGTGTCGCCCTGGCGGAAGTAGGCCTTCACCTCGTAGATGATTCGGCTCACGCCGAGCGTCACGGTGCGGCCGGCAGGCAGGGTGGGGGTCGTCATTGTTGCGGTCATGCCGGAACCTCTTCTTCTGCGCTGTCGCTGCGTGAGTCTGGATTCCCCGGGTGGGTTGCCCGGTGAGCGTCGCGTGGGGCTGAAAGTTCAGATTCCGGATGCTCGTAGTCGGCGATGAGCTGCAGATAAACGTCTTCGAGGCTGGGTCTGATGACTTCCAGCCCGTCGGGCTCGCCGTCGCGGGCGAGTTCGGCGACGAGGAGTCCTGGCGCGGTGGTGCGTTGCTCGCGGACGACGCCCGACTCACGCCACCTGACGACCGGCACCCGAGCATCCGGGCCACCGATCTCGTCGATTCGGCCGATGTCGATGAGCCTGCCGTCGGCGATGATGCCGGCCCGGTCGCCGAGTTGGGCGGCTTCGTCGAGGTAGTGGGTGGTGAGCAGGATGCTGGTGCCTTCCGCCTTGAGCGAGCGGATGAGCTCCCAGAACTGGCGCCGCGCTTCCGGGTCGAAACCCGTTGTCGGCTCGTCGAGGAAGAGAAGCTCGGGCCGACCGATGATGCCGAGGGCGACATCCACGCGGCGGCGTTGCCCGCCGGACAGCTTGCGGATGAGCGTGCCGGCTTTCTCTTCGAGGCCGACGGCGGCGATGACCTCGTCGACGGGGCGCGGGTTCGCGTAGAAGCCGGCGAAGTGGGCGAGCTGCTCGCGCACTGTTACGGCGCCCGGCTCGCCGGTGGACTGCAGCACGATTCCGAGGCGAGCCTTCCAGGCGATGCCACCCTTCTGCGGGTCGACGCCGAGTACTTCGGCGTGGCCGCTGCTTCGGTCGCGGTATCCCTCGAGGATCTCGATGGTTGTGCTCTTTCCGGCGCCGTTCGGGCCGAGGAGGGCGAAGGTTTCGCCCCTGTGGATGTCGAAGGTCACGCCCTGCAGTGCCGTGACGCCGCCGTAGCTCTTGCTGAGGTCGCGCACGCTCACGGCAGTGCTGTTCTCTGTCATTCCCTAATTGTGTCGCGCTGGGCATCCGGGCGCCCCCCGGTCTTGGTGTCGAGTTGCCGACTTTCGCCCCTATTTCGGGCGAAAAGGGGGCCGAAGTGGGCAACTCGCCACCATTGTCAGGCTGAGTCGGGCAGCCATGGTGCGCGAGAGGAGTCTCACGCAGGGAGTTTCGCGACAAGGGCCCGGGTGCCTAAACGGGCAGCGCGATAGGCTGGGATGGTGAATGAAGTAGAGATCGGCCGCGCCAAGCGGGCACGTCGTGTGTTCGCGTTCGATGACATCGCTATCGTGCCGAATCGTCGCACGCGCGACCCCCAGGATGTTTCGGTGGGGTGGTCGATTGACGCCTTCCAGTTCGACATCCCCTTCCTTGCGGCACCCATGGATTCTGTGGTGAGCCCGGCGACGGCGATCCGCATGGGCCAGCTGGGTGGTCTGGGCGTGCTCGACCTCGAGGGCGTGTGGACCCGCTACGAGAACCCCGAGCCGCTGCTGGAGGAGATCCGCACGATGCCGGCAGCCGAGGCGACTCGGCGCATGCAGCGCATCTACGCCGAGCCGATCAAGCCGGAGTTGGTGACGCAGCGTCTCGCCGAGATTCGTGCCGCTGGCGTCACTGTGGCGGGTGCGCTCAGCCCGCAGCGCACGCAGCAGCTGTACAAGACGGTTGTCGCGGC
This Homoserinimonas aerilata DNA region includes the following protein-coding sequences:
- a CDS encoding MaoC/PaaZ C-terminal domain-containing protein translates to MSAPQRPELGQVVGEAEFSFSRDSLVRYAGASGDFNPIHYRDDVAEGVGLPGVLAHGMLTMGAAVQPVVDWAGDPGRILDYQVKFTRPVVVDAQLGATITVTATVGAVDEATARIDLTVMFDGQTVLGKAQVVVSLAP
- a CDS encoding UDP-N-acetylmuramate dehydrogenase, with amino-acid sequence MTTFSELTTTRVGGAARLMVETTDADSLVAAVRDAWESGEPWLVFGGGSNLLVADDGFDGTAVHVGNRGIQQIGSDDASVTLRVQAGEPWDALVAFSVENGLAGIEALSGIPGASGAAPIQNIGAYGQEVADTLEAIDYLDYLSGELTRIPASELELGYRMSAMKKGRQGVVVAIELRLGRGGLSEPIGYAQLASALSVSLGERRPVAEVREAVLRLRASKGMVLSDADPDSVSTGSFFTNPIVGERFAASLPATAPRWSLEPELPDRVVPLEQSALLDEARPLATAADRQVKLSAAWLIENSGIRRGFSLPGARAAISSKHTLALVNTGGATAAQVAELARFVQSRVLNEFGVLLQPEPVLVGLEL
- a CDS encoding ABC transporter permease; the protein is MTATMTTPTLPAGRTVTLGVSRIIYEVKAYFRQGDTVFFTFLFPVMMLAIFSTAFAESDFGRDDAGNTMSGAAFYLPAMLAAGVLLSGLQNMSIDIATEKSDGTLKRLAGSPLPMISYFIGKIGQVFVTSVLQAALIIAVAALAFGVNLPDDPQRWLTFVWVFVLGVTTSSILGIALSGLPRSGKSATAVIIPIALVLQFISGVYLQFTMLPEWLQNVASVFPLKWMAQGMRAAFLPETFEALEQGGSWDLAGVAIATSIWLVVGLVVCRLTFRWIRKDS
- a CDS encoding ABC transporter ATP-binding protein is translated as MTENSTAVSVRDLSKSYGGVTALQGVTFDIHRGETFALLGPNGAGKSTTIEILEGYRDRSSGHAEVLGVDPQKGGIAWKARLGIVLQSTGEPGAVTVREQLAHFAGFYANPRPVDEVIAAVGLEEKAGTLIRKLSGGQRRRVDVALGIIGRPELLFLDEPTTGFDPEARRQFWELIRSLKAEGTSILLTTHYLDEAAQLGDRAGIIADGRLIDIGRIDEIGGPDARVPVVRWRESGVVREQRTTAPGLLVAELARDGEPDGLEVIRPSLEDVYLQLIADYEHPESELSAPRDAHRATHPGNPDSRSDSAEEEVPA